From Cyclobacteriaceae bacterium, a single genomic window includes:
- a CDS encoding IPExxxVDY family protein, whose product MTAKIKKNKLEIEYSYDFELLGVRTSLKGYKLAWHLNKTLKTNLVKQQDLIIHFKKDLTASYDHYSFQTPLNELHLFKNRAMEGENATPELVPEFPHFDFILMTQSEENLSGNRLQEYLRTIPSVELVTLIPLSALKSKDSFIF is encoded by the coding sequence ATGACTGCGAAAATCAAGAAAAATAAGCTTGAGATTGAATACTCTTATGATTTTGAATTGCTGGGAGTGAGGACTTCATTAAAGGGCTATAAACTGGCCTGGCACCTCAATAAAACATTGAAGACCAATCTGGTAAAGCAGCAGGATCTGATCATTCACTTTAAAAAAGACCTTACTGCATCCTATGATCATTATTCATTTCAGACGCCGCTTAATGAGCTGCACCTTTTCAAAAACAGGGCTATGGAAGGAGAGAACGCCACGCCTGAATTAGTACCTGAATTTCCTCATTTTGATTTCATTTTAATGACCCAAAGTGAGGAAAACCTGTCCGGAAATCGATTGCAGGAATACTTGCGGACTATTCCTTCCGTTGAATTGGTCACTTTGATACCTTTGTCGGCCTTAAAATCGAAGGATAGCTTTATTTTTTAA
- a CDS encoding acyl carrier protein, whose translation MSDIAQKVKQIIIDKLGVEESEVTPEASFTNDLGADSLDTVELIMEFEKEFNISIPDDQAENIATVGQAISYLEQNAKK comes from the coding sequence ATGTCTGACATCGCACAAAAAGTAAAACAGATCATCATCGACAAACTGGGAGTAGAAGAATCTGAAGTAACACCTGAGGCAAGCTTTACGAACGACCTGGGAGCAGATTCTCTTGATACAGTCGAGTTGATTATGGAGTTTGAAAAAGAATTTAACATCTCCATTCCGGACGACCAGGCAGAAAATATCGCTACAGTAGGACAAGCAATTTCTTATCTGGAACAAAACGCGAAGAAATAA
- the fabF gene encoding beta-ketoacyl-ACP synthase II, with protein sequence MNFKRVVITGIGALTPIGNTLNEYWEGLKAGKSGAAPITRFDATLFKTKFACELKNFDPTNFMDRKEARKLDPFAQFALISADEAIIHSQLNLSTINPDRVGVIWGSGIGGLTTFSEEVKSFGRGDGTPRFNPFFIPKMIADIAAGHISIKYGFRGPNYTTVSACASSTHAIYDAFTYIRLGKADVIISGGSEAVVCEAGIGGFNAMKALSERNDSPETASRPYDKDRDGFVLGEGAGALVLEEYEYAKARGAKIYGEILGGGMTADAYHITAPHPEGAGVINVMNLAIQEAGIKPSDIEYVNTHGTSTPLGDIGEIKAIEKVFGEHASKLNISSTKSMTGHLLGAAGAIEAIACLLALNEGIIAPTINHFTDDEGLNPNLNLTFNKAQKRNVNIALSNTFGFGGHNACIIIRKPE encoded by the coding sequence ATGAATTTTAAAAGGGTTGTTATCACTGGGATAGGTGCACTCACGCCAATCGGAAATACTCTCAACGAATATTGGGAAGGTTTAAAAGCCGGAAAAAGCGGGGCTGCACCTATAACCAGGTTTGATGCAACTCTCTTCAAAACCAAATTTGCGTGCGAGCTAAAGAACTTCGATCCGACCAACTTTATGGATCGGAAAGAAGCACGCAAACTCGATCCATTCGCGCAGTTCGCTCTTATCTCTGCTGATGAAGCAATCATCCATTCACAACTTAATCTTTCAACCATAAACCCTGATCGTGTCGGGGTTATCTGGGGGTCGGGTATTGGAGGTCTTACAACATTCTCGGAAGAAGTGAAATCATTTGGACGTGGGGATGGTACTCCACGATTCAATCCTTTCTTCATTCCGAAAATGATCGCGGATATTGCCGCAGGACATATCTCTATTAAGTATGGCTTTCGTGGACCGAACTATACAACGGTATCTGCCTGCGCCTCTTCTACTCATGCTATTTACGATGCATTTACTTATATCCGCTTAGGCAAAGCTGACGTGATTATTTCAGGCGGTTCTGAAGCAGTTGTTTGTGAGGCAGGCATTGGTGGATTCAATGCTATGAAAGCCCTTTCTGAACGCAATGATTCTCCTGAAACTGCATCACGCCCTTATGATAAGGATCGTGATGGTTTTGTTCTGGGAGAAGGTGCTGGTGCGTTGGTGCTTGAAGAATATGAATATGCGAAAGCACGCGGTGCAAAAATTTATGGTGAGATTCTCGGCGGCGGAATGACTGCCGATGCATATCACATCACTGCTCCTCATCCTGAAGGTGCGGGTGTTATCAATGTTATGAACCTTGCTATTCAAGAGGCTGGTATCAAACCGTCCGACATTGAATATGTAAATACCCATGGAACTTCCACTCCTCTTGGAGATATTGGAGAGATCAAGGCAATCGAAAAAGTCTTTGGTGAACATGCATCTAAGCTGAATATCAGCTCCACAAAATCAATGACAGGTCACCTTTTGGGTGCTGCGGGAGCCATTGAAGCTATCGCTTGTCTTCTGGCGCTGAACGAAGGAATCATTGCTCCTACGATCAATCACTTTACTGATGATGAAGGTCTCAATCCAAACCTTAATCTCACATTCAACAAAGCTCAAAAGCGC